One part of the Scatophagus argus isolate fScaArg1 chromosome 12, fScaArg1.pri, whole genome shotgun sequence genome encodes these proteins:
- the map7d3 gene encoding ensconsin isoform X12 produces MAEGATTLKGLRAQMAAAAQAQAEERRSLSGNSPGPTTNAPAKPQGCRPVIDGATLRIDDRLRVAKERREEADRQQALRESQIMERERKAKQQVERQMEERQKKVEEQRRKEEQKRLAAEEKRKQKQEEEKEHYEAVMRRTLERSQRMEQRQKRWSWGGLSTDSDGRTVDKRSTSTMNLKQPPEAGISKRLSSSSATLIKSPDKTRRPPTSTVDGGVLSRLLTPTQASLARSKSAAALSAEGKDAPECHLCPRSASASPLHPPRGPVRSRSIDRQKSGMTTSVSADGALGSSLKDKQLTSPGGQRPASPSTPLGRNRSPSPAPNPAPKRTPSPTAAKQNSKTRPPSPGAMKQRPPSPQPTSAKPPPIQKPALTPTGPPTLRKRDSKSKDLCPVQPGSPQSSDSSKTKDKDDSKASAGTNSAAEAAKILAENRRLMREQKEKEEQLRIQREEEEKLRMEEEKRLAEEARLKRLEEEKKLAEERKIKEEEEARQAEEDRVRRAEEEAAKQAELQREREEAEAKALEEAERVRQERDRIMQQNQQERMERRKRIEEIMKRTRRGDQNDLKRDAGDDDKCSQENEEEGLNQTNSDQMDDMTMEANADECDLSTGEPVEQRQEPLGSVNGKPETDDKENNNGISTDETQAVSPVPKGHLVEGSEFLNEQGSAKVGLVSGLNGKSGQWSFEELIDLNVHSKTRPLIKAEDCDQVLINCEGSSDGPRVAFEDKGTPVNTLHSSNQPIEALSEI; encoded by the exons ATGGCGGAGGGTGCTACGACTCTCAAAGGCTTGCGAGCCCAAATGG ctgcagctgcacaggcacaggccgaggagcGGCGCAGCCTGTCCGGGAACAGTCCAGGACCTACAACCAACGCACCAGCTAAACCTCAGGGGTGTAGGCCAG TCATTGACGGTGCCACACTTAGAATAGACGACCGACTGCGAGTGGCAAAAGAGAGGCgagaagaggcagacagacaacagg CTTTGAGAGAGTCTCAGATCATGGAGCGGGAGCGAAAGGCCAAGCAGCAAGTGGAGCGTCAGATGGAGGAGCGTCAGAAAAAGGTTGAGGAACAGCgaaggaaggaggagcagaAACGACTGGCtgcagaagagaagaggaagcagaaacaggaagaggaaaag GAGCACTACGAGGCAGTGATGCGGCGGACACTGGAGCGTAGTCAGCGAATggagcagaggcagaaaagatGGTCCTGGGGAGGGCTGTCCACAGACTCAGATGGACGAACAG TGGACAAGCGTTCCACATCCACCATGAACCTGAAACAGCCGCCTGAGGCTGGCATCAGCAAACGCctatcctcctcctctgccacccTCATCAAATCTCCTGACAAAA CTCGCAGGCCACCGACTAGCACTGTGGACGGAGGGGTCCTTAGTCGCCTGCTCACTCCCACCCAGGCCTCACTAGCTAGGAGCAAGAGCGCCGCCGCCCTGTCAGCAGAAGGAAAAGATGCTCCAG AGTGTCACCTGTGTCCTCGCTCAGCCTCTGCCAGTCCCCTGCACCCACCGCGTGGACCCGTGCGCAGCCGGAGCATTGACCGACAGAAGAGCGGCATGACCACCTCTGTGTCGGCCGACGGAGCCCTCGGCTCTTCGCTG AAAGACAAGCAGTTAACATCGCCTGGAGGGCAGCGTCCTGCCTCCCCATCTACCCCCCTGGGACGTAACCGTTCACCTTCCCCAGCCCCCAATCCAGCCCCAAAGAGGACCCCGTCCCCAACAGCAGCCAA GCAGAATTCGAAGACACGCCCACCCTCACCTGGTGCAATGAAACAACGTCCCCCATCCCCCCAGCCCACATCAGCCAAACCACCACCTATCCAGAAACCGGCTCTCACTCCAACAGGGCCTCCCACCTTACGAAAGAGGGACTCCAAGTCCAAGGATCTTTGTCCTGTCCAGCCTGGGTCTCCGCAGTCCTCTGACTCTAGCAAGACCAAAGACAAAGATG ACTCGAAAGCCTCGGCAGGCACCAactctgctgctgaggctgccAAGATCCTGGCGGAGAATCGCAGACTGATGcgagagcagaaagagaaggaggagcagcTCAGGATACAgcgtgaggaagaggagaa GCTTAGAATGGAAGAAGAGAAGCGCTTAGCAGAGGAGGCTCGACTGAAACggctggaggaggaaaagaagctcgcagaggagagaaaaattaaagaagaggaagaggcccGTCAAGCAGAGGAGGATCGGGTGAGACGGGCAGAAGAGGAGGCAGCGAAACAGGCTGAGCTCCAGAGGGAACGGGAGGAGGCTGAGGCCAAGGCCCTGGAGGAGGCAGAAAGAGTCCGTCAAGAGAGAGACCGCATTATGCAGCAGAACCAGCAAGAACGAATGGAGAGGCGGAAG agaATAGAAGAGATTAtgaaaagaacaagaagaggagACCAGAATGATCTGAAG AGAGATGCAGGCGATGATGATAAATGCTCCCAGGAGAATGAAGAGGAGGGTTTGAACCAGACAAACTCTG ATCAGATGGATGATATGACCATGGAGGCCAACGCAGATGAGTGCGATCTGTCCACTGGTGAGCCGGTGGAACAGCGACAGGAGCCCCTGGGCAGCGTGAATGGAAAACCAGAGACAGACGACAAGGAGAATAACAATGGCATAAGCACAGATGAGACTCAGGCAGTGAG TCCAGTCCCCAAGGGCCACCTCGTCGAGGGCTCAGAGTTCCTGAATGAGCAGGGCTCCGCCAAGGTGGGGTTGGTTTCGGGTCTTAACGGCAAATCCGGCCAGTGGAGCTTTGAGGAACTCATTGATCTCAACGTCCACTCCAAGACTCGGCCCCTCATCAAGGCAGAGGACTGTGATCAGGTCTTGATTAACTGTGAAGGGAGCTCAGATGGACCCAGGGTAGCCTTCGAGGACAAGGGAACCCCCGTCAACACCCTGCATTCCTCTAATCAACCCATAGAAGCCCTGTCAG agATCTGA
- the map7d3 gene encoding ensconsin isoform X11 — MAEGATTLKGLRAQMAAAAQAQAEERRSLSGNSPGPTTNAPAKPQGCRPVIDGATLRIDDRLRVAKERREEADRQQALRESQIMERERKAKQQVERQMEERQKKVEEQRRKEEQKRLAAEEKRKQKQEEEKEHYEAVMRRTLERSQRMEQRQKRWSWGGLSTDSDGRTELSFPSGDSDAGASSPVTIIISPASPEKPPRSRQVDKRSTSTMNLKQPPEAGISKRLSSSSATLIKSPDKTRRPPTSTVDGGVLSRLLTPTQASLARSKSAAALSAEGKDAPASASPLHPPRGPVRSRSIDRQKSGMTTSVSADGALGSSLKDKQLTSPGGQRPASPSTPLGRNRSPSPAPNPAPKRTPSPTAAKQNSKTRPPSPGAMKQRPPSPQPTSAKPPPIQKPALTPTGPPTLRKRDSKSKDLCPVQPGSPQSSDSSKTKDKDDSKASAGTNSAAEAAKILAENRRLMREQKEKEEQLRIQREEEEKLRMEEEKRLAEEARLKRLEEEKKLAEERKIKEEEEARQAEEDRVRRAEEEAAKQAELQREREEAEAKALEEAERVRQERDRIMQQNQQERMERRKRIEEIMKRTRRGDQNDLKRDAGDDDKCSQENEEEGLNQTNSDQMDDMTMEANADECDLSTGEPVEQRQEPLGSVNGKPETDDKENNNGISTDETQAVSPVPKGHLVEGSEFLNEQGSAKVGLVSGLNGKSGQWSFEELIDLNVHSKTRPLIKAEDCDQVLINCEGSSDGPRVAFEDKGTPVNTLHSSNQPIEALSEI; from the exons ATGGCGGAGGGTGCTACGACTCTCAAAGGCTTGCGAGCCCAAATGG ctgcagctgcacaggcacaggccgaggagcGGCGCAGCCTGTCCGGGAACAGTCCAGGACCTACAACCAACGCACCAGCTAAACCTCAGGGGTGTAGGCCAG TCATTGACGGTGCCACACTTAGAATAGACGACCGACTGCGAGTGGCAAAAGAGAGGCgagaagaggcagacagacaacagg CTTTGAGAGAGTCTCAGATCATGGAGCGGGAGCGAAAGGCCAAGCAGCAAGTGGAGCGTCAGATGGAGGAGCGTCAGAAAAAGGTTGAGGAACAGCgaaggaaggaggagcagaAACGACTGGCtgcagaagagaagaggaagcagaaacaggaagaggaaaag GAGCACTACGAGGCAGTGATGCGGCGGACACTGGAGCGTAGTCAGCGAATggagcagaggcagaaaagatGGTCCTGGGGAGGGCTGTCCACAGACTCAGATGGACGAACAG AGCTATCTTTTCCCTCAGGAGACTCTGATGCCGGCGCCTCATCTCCAGTAACAATAATTATATCCCCTGCCTCGCCAGAAAAGCCACCAAGGAGTCGACaag TGGACAAGCGTTCCACATCCACCATGAACCTGAAACAGCCGCCTGAGGCTGGCATCAGCAAACGCctatcctcctcctctgccacccTCATCAAATCTCCTGACAAAA CTCGCAGGCCACCGACTAGCACTGTGGACGGAGGGGTCCTTAGTCGCCTGCTCACTCCCACCCAGGCCTCACTAGCTAGGAGCAAGAGCGCCGCCGCCCTGTCAGCAGAAGGAAAAGATGCTCCAG CCTCTGCCAGTCCCCTGCACCCACCGCGTGGACCCGTGCGCAGCCGGAGCATTGACCGACAGAAGAGCGGCATGACCACCTCTGTGTCGGCCGACGGAGCCCTCGGCTCTTCGCTG AAAGACAAGCAGTTAACATCGCCTGGAGGGCAGCGTCCTGCCTCCCCATCTACCCCCCTGGGACGTAACCGTTCACCTTCCCCAGCCCCCAATCCAGCCCCAAAGAGGACCCCGTCCCCAACAGCAGCCAA GCAGAATTCGAAGACACGCCCACCCTCACCTGGTGCAATGAAACAACGTCCCCCATCCCCCCAGCCCACATCAGCCAAACCACCACCTATCCAGAAACCGGCTCTCACTCCAACAGGGCCTCCCACCTTACGAAAGAGGGACTCCAAGTCCAAGGATCTTTGTCCTGTCCAGCCTGGGTCTCCGCAGTCCTCTGACTCTAGCAAGACCAAAGACAAAGATG ACTCGAAAGCCTCGGCAGGCACCAactctgctgctgaggctgccAAGATCCTGGCGGAGAATCGCAGACTGATGcgagagcagaaagagaaggaggagcagcTCAGGATACAgcgtgaggaagaggagaa GCTTAGAATGGAAGAAGAGAAGCGCTTAGCAGAGGAGGCTCGACTGAAACggctggaggaggaaaagaagctcgcagaggagagaaaaattaaagaagaggaagaggcccGTCAAGCAGAGGAGGATCGGGTGAGACGGGCAGAAGAGGAGGCAGCGAAACAGGCTGAGCTCCAGAGGGAACGGGAGGAGGCTGAGGCCAAGGCCCTGGAGGAGGCAGAAAGAGTCCGTCAAGAGAGAGACCGCATTATGCAGCAGAACCAGCAAGAACGAATGGAGAGGCGGAAG agaATAGAAGAGATTAtgaaaagaacaagaagaggagACCAGAATGATCTGAAG AGAGATGCAGGCGATGATGATAAATGCTCCCAGGAGAATGAAGAGGAGGGTTTGAACCAGACAAACTCTG ATCAGATGGATGATATGACCATGGAGGCCAACGCAGATGAGTGCGATCTGTCCACTGGTGAGCCGGTGGAACAGCGACAGGAGCCCCTGGGCAGCGTGAATGGAAAACCAGAGACAGACGACAAGGAGAATAACAATGGCATAAGCACAGATGAGACTCAGGCAGTGAG TCCAGTCCCCAAGGGCCACCTCGTCGAGGGCTCAGAGTTCCTGAATGAGCAGGGCTCCGCCAAGGTGGGGTTGGTTTCGGGTCTTAACGGCAAATCCGGCCAGTGGAGCTTTGAGGAACTCATTGATCTCAACGTCCACTCCAAGACTCGGCCCCTCATCAAGGCAGAGGACTGTGATCAGGTCTTGATTAACTGTGAAGGGAGCTCAGATGGACCCAGGGTAGCCTTCGAGGACAAGGGAACCCCCGTCAACACCCTGCATTCCTCTAATCAACCCATAGAAGCCCTGTCAG agATCTGA
- the map7d3 gene encoding MAP7 domain-containing protein 2 isoform X14, with protein MAEGATTLKGLRAQMAAAAQAQAEERRSLSGNSPGPTTNAPAKPQGCRPVIDGATLRIDDRLRVAKERREEADRQQALRESQIMERERKAKQQVERQMEERQKKVEEQRRKEEQKRLAAEEKRKQKQEEEKEHYEAVMRRTLERSQRMEQRQKRWSWGGLSTDSDGRTELSFPSGDSDAGASSPVTIIISPASPEKPPRSRQVDKRSTSTMNLKQPPEAGISKRLSSSSATLIKSPDKTSASPLHPPRGPVRSRSIDRQKSGMTTSVSADGALGSSLKDKQLTSPGGQRPASPSTPLGRNRSPSPAPNPAPKRTPSPTAAKQNSKTRPPSPGAMKQRPPSPQPTSAKPPPIQKPALTPTGPPTLRKRDSKSKDLCPVQPGSPQSSDSSKTKDKDDSKASAGTNSAAEAAKILAENRRLMREQKEKEEQLRIQREEEEKLRMEEEKRLAEEARLKRLEEEKKLAEERKIKEEEEARQAEEDRVRRAEEEAAKQAELQREREEAEAKALEEAERVRQERDRIMQQNQQERMERRKRIEEIMKRTRRGDQNDLKRDAGDDDKCSQENEEEGLNQTNSDQMDDMTMEANADECDLSTGEPVEQRQEPLGSVNGKPETDDKENNNGISTDETQAVSPVPKGHLVEGSEFLNEQGSAKVGLVSGLNGKSGQWSFEELIDLNVHSKTRPLIKAEDCDQVLINCEGSSDGPRVAFEDKGTPVNTLHSSNQPIEALSEI; from the exons ATGGCGGAGGGTGCTACGACTCTCAAAGGCTTGCGAGCCCAAATGG ctgcagctgcacaggcacaggccgaggagcGGCGCAGCCTGTCCGGGAACAGTCCAGGACCTACAACCAACGCACCAGCTAAACCTCAGGGGTGTAGGCCAG TCATTGACGGTGCCACACTTAGAATAGACGACCGACTGCGAGTGGCAAAAGAGAGGCgagaagaggcagacagacaacagg CTTTGAGAGAGTCTCAGATCATGGAGCGGGAGCGAAAGGCCAAGCAGCAAGTGGAGCGTCAGATGGAGGAGCGTCAGAAAAAGGTTGAGGAACAGCgaaggaaggaggagcagaAACGACTGGCtgcagaagagaagaggaagcagaaacaggaagaggaaaag GAGCACTACGAGGCAGTGATGCGGCGGACACTGGAGCGTAGTCAGCGAATggagcagaggcagaaaagatGGTCCTGGGGAGGGCTGTCCACAGACTCAGATGGACGAACAG AGCTATCTTTTCCCTCAGGAGACTCTGATGCCGGCGCCTCATCTCCAGTAACAATAATTATATCCCCTGCCTCGCCAGAAAAGCCACCAAGGAGTCGACaag TGGACAAGCGTTCCACATCCACCATGAACCTGAAACAGCCGCCTGAGGCTGGCATCAGCAAACGCctatcctcctcctctgccacccTCATCAAATCTCCTGACAAAA CCTCTGCCAGTCCCCTGCACCCACCGCGTGGACCCGTGCGCAGCCGGAGCATTGACCGACAGAAGAGCGGCATGACCACCTCTGTGTCGGCCGACGGAGCCCTCGGCTCTTCGCTG AAAGACAAGCAGTTAACATCGCCTGGAGGGCAGCGTCCTGCCTCCCCATCTACCCCCCTGGGACGTAACCGTTCACCTTCCCCAGCCCCCAATCCAGCCCCAAAGAGGACCCCGTCCCCAACAGCAGCCAA GCAGAATTCGAAGACACGCCCACCCTCACCTGGTGCAATGAAACAACGTCCCCCATCCCCCCAGCCCACATCAGCCAAACCACCACCTATCCAGAAACCGGCTCTCACTCCAACAGGGCCTCCCACCTTACGAAAGAGGGACTCCAAGTCCAAGGATCTTTGTCCTGTCCAGCCTGGGTCTCCGCAGTCCTCTGACTCTAGCAAGACCAAAGACAAAGATG ACTCGAAAGCCTCGGCAGGCACCAactctgctgctgaggctgccAAGATCCTGGCGGAGAATCGCAGACTGATGcgagagcagaaagagaaggaggagcagcTCAGGATACAgcgtgaggaagaggagaa GCTTAGAATGGAAGAAGAGAAGCGCTTAGCAGAGGAGGCTCGACTGAAACggctggaggaggaaaagaagctcgcagaggagagaaaaattaaagaagaggaagaggcccGTCAAGCAGAGGAGGATCGGGTGAGACGGGCAGAAGAGGAGGCAGCGAAACAGGCTGAGCTCCAGAGGGAACGGGAGGAGGCTGAGGCCAAGGCCCTGGAGGAGGCAGAAAGAGTCCGTCAAGAGAGAGACCGCATTATGCAGCAGAACCAGCAAGAACGAATGGAGAGGCGGAAG agaATAGAAGAGATTAtgaaaagaacaagaagaggagACCAGAATGATCTGAAG AGAGATGCAGGCGATGATGATAAATGCTCCCAGGAGAATGAAGAGGAGGGTTTGAACCAGACAAACTCTG ATCAGATGGATGATATGACCATGGAGGCCAACGCAGATGAGTGCGATCTGTCCACTGGTGAGCCGGTGGAACAGCGACAGGAGCCCCTGGGCAGCGTGAATGGAAAACCAGAGACAGACGACAAGGAGAATAACAATGGCATAAGCACAGATGAGACTCAGGCAGTGAG TCCAGTCCCCAAGGGCCACCTCGTCGAGGGCTCAGAGTTCCTGAATGAGCAGGGCTCCGCCAAGGTGGGGTTGGTTTCGGGTCTTAACGGCAAATCCGGCCAGTGGAGCTTTGAGGAACTCATTGATCTCAACGTCCACTCCAAGACTCGGCCCCTCATCAAGGCAGAGGACTGTGATCAGGTCTTGATTAACTGTGAAGGGAGCTCAGATGGACCCAGGGTAGCCTTCGAGGACAAGGGAACCCCCGTCAACACCCTGCATTCCTCTAATCAACCCATAGAAGCCCTGTCAG agATCTGA
- the map7d3 gene encoding ensconsin isoform X3 — protein MAEGATTLKGLRAQMAAAAQAQAEERRSLSGNSPGPTTNAPAKPQGCRPVIDGATLRIDDRLRVAKERREEADRQQALRESQIMERERKAKQQVERQMEERQKKVEEQRRKEEQKRLAAEEKRKQKQEEEKEHYEAVMRRTLERSQRMEQRQKRWSWGGLSTDSDGRTDSDAGASSPVTIIISPASPEKPPRSRQVDKRSTSTMNLKQPPEAGISKRLSSSSATLIKSPDKRVKPRSSSCNRLPNNSNAAQASKEDGKKLQLEQTGHSMKKRSSSLTRVSVGRAQTPAKPDKGTTDEQARRPPTSTVDGGVLSRLLTPTQASLARSKSAAALSAEGKDAPECHLCPRSASASPLHPPRGPVRSRSIDRQKSGMTTSVSADGALGSSLKDKQLTSPGGQRPASPSTPLGRNRSPSPAPNPAPKRTPSPTAAKQNSKTRPPSPGAMKQRPPSPQPTSAKPPPIQKPALTPTGPPTLRKRDSKSKDLCPVQPGSPQSSDSSKTKDKDDSKASAGTNSAAEAAKILAENRRLMREQKEKEEQLRIQREEEEKLRMEEEKRLAEEARLKRLEEEKKLAEERKIKEEEEARQAEEDRVRRAEEEAAKQAELQREREEAEAKALEEAERVRQERDRIMQQNQQERMERRKRIEEIMKRTRRGDQNDLKRDAGDDDKCSQENEEEGLNQTNSDQMDDMTMEANADECDLSTGEPVEQRQEPLGSVNGKPETDDKENNNGISTDETQAVSPVPKGHLVEGSEFLNEQGSAKVGLVSGLNGKSGQWSFEELIDLNVHSKTRPLIKAEDCDQVLINCEGSSDGPRVAFEDKGTPVNTLHSSNQPIEALSEI, from the exons ATGGCGGAGGGTGCTACGACTCTCAAAGGCTTGCGAGCCCAAATGG ctgcagctgcacaggcacaggccgaggagcGGCGCAGCCTGTCCGGGAACAGTCCAGGACCTACAACCAACGCACCAGCTAAACCTCAGGGGTGTAGGCCAG TCATTGACGGTGCCACACTTAGAATAGACGACCGACTGCGAGTGGCAAAAGAGAGGCgagaagaggcagacagacaacagg CTTTGAGAGAGTCTCAGATCATGGAGCGGGAGCGAAAGGCCAAGCAGCAAGTGGAGCGTCAGATGGAGGAGCGTCAGAAAAAGGTTGAGGAACAGCgaaggaaggaggagcagaAACGACTGGCtgcagaagagaagaggaagcagaaacaggaagaggaaaag GAGCACTACGAGGCAGTGATGCGGCGGACACTGGAGCGTAGTCAGCGAATggagcagaggcagaaaagatGGTCCTGGGGAGGGCTGTCCACAGACTCAGATGGACGAACAG ACTCTGATGCCGGCGCCTCATCTCCAGTAACAATAATTATATCCCCTGCCTCGCCAGAAAAGCCACCAAGGAGTCGACaag TGGACAAGCGTTCCACATCCACCATGAACCTGAAACAGCCGCCTGAGGCTGGCATCAGCAAACGCctatcctcctcctctgccacccTCATCAAATCTCCTGACAAAA GGGTTAAGCCAAGGAGTTCGTCTTGTAACCGGTTGCCTAACAACAGCAATGCTGCTCAGGCCAGTaaggaagatggcaaaaagCTTCAGTTGGAACAGACAG GCCATTCCATGAAGAAGAGAAGTTCCTCCCTCACACGAGTAAGTGTGGGTAGAGCACAGACCCCTGCCAAGCCTGATAAGGGGACAACGGATGAGCAAG CTCGCAGGCCACCGACTAGCACTGTGGACGGAGGGGTCCTTAGTCGCCTGCTCACTCCCACCCAGGCCTCACTAGCTAGGAGCAAGAGCGCCGCCGCCCTGTCAGCAGAAGGAAAAGATGCTCCAG AGTGTCACCTGTGTCCTCGCTCAGCCTCTGCCAGTCCCCTGCACCCACCGCGTGGACCCGTGCGCAGCCGGAGCATTGACCGACAGAAGAGCGGCATGACCACCTCTGTGTCGGCCGACGGAGCCCTCGGCTCTTCGCTG AAAGACAAGCAGTTAACATCGCCTGGAGGGCAGCGTCCTGCCTCCCCATCTACCCCCCTGGGACGTAACCGTTCACCTTCCCCAGCCCCCAATCCAGCCCCAAAGAGGACCCCGTCCCCAACAGCAGCCAA GCAGAATTCGAAGACACGCCCACCCTCACCTGGTGCAATGAAACAACGTCCCCCATCCCCCCAGCCCACATCAGCCAAACCACCACCTATCCAGAAACCGGCTCTCACTCCAACAGGGCCTCCCACCTTACGAAAGAGGGACTCCAAGTCCAAGGATCTTTGTCCTGTCCAGCCTGGGTCTCCGCAGTCCTCTGACTCTAGCAAGACCAAAGACAAAGATG ACTCGAAAGCCTCGGCAGGCACCAactctgctgctgaggctgccAAGATCCTGGCGGAGAATCGCAGACTGATGcgagagcagaaagagaaggaggagcagcTCAGGATACAgcgtgaggaagaggagaa GCTTAGAATGGAAGAAGAGAAGCGCTTAGCAGAGGAGGCTCGACTGAAACggctggaggaggaaaagaagctcgcagaggagagaaaaattaaagaagaggaagaggcccGTCAAGCAGAGGAGGATCGGGTGAGACGGGCAGAAGAGGAGGCAGCGAAACAGGCTGAGCTCCAGAGGGAACGGGAGGAGGCTGAGGCCAAGGCCCTGGAGGAGGCAGAAAGAGTCCGTCAAGAGAGAGACCGCATTATGCAGCAGAACCAGCAAGAACGAATGGAGAGGCGGAAG agaATAGAAGAGATTAtgaaaagaacaagaagaggagACCAGAATGATCTGAAG AGAGATGCAGGCGATGATGATAAATGCTCCCAGGAGAATGAAGAGGAGGGTTTGAACCAGACAAACTCTG ATCAGATGGATGATATGACCATGGAGGCCAACGCAGATGAGTGCGATCTGTCCACTGGTGAGCCGGTGGAACAGCGACAGGAGCCCCTGGGCAGCGTGAATGGAAAACCAGAGACAGACGACAAGGAGAATAACAATGGCATAAGCACAGATGAGACTCAGGCAGTGAG TCCAGTCCCCAAGGGCCACCTCGTCGAGGGCTCAGAGTTCCTGAATGAGCAGGGCTCCGCCAAGGTGGGGTTGGTTTCGGGTCTTAACGGCAAATCCGGCCAGTGGAGCTTTGAGGAACTCATTGATCTCAACGTCCACTCCAAGACTCGGCCCCTCATCAAGGCAGAGGACTGTGATCAGGTCTTGATTAACTGTGAAGGGAGCTCAGATGGACCCAGGGTAGCCTTCGAGGACAAGGGAACCCCCGTCAACACCCTGCATTCCTCTAATCAACCCATAGAAGCCCTGTCAG agATCTGA